A genome region from Natronosalvus rutilus includes the following:
- a CDS encoding DUF58 domain-containing protein, which produces MTRRLPLVVGVFAFLAGVFVLVGATSFNAGQSLIGLIGVLAILVAVSGFSRRRTERDLTTTTDPEHRTTVPVPGRTLSSAIAQFRTDSYGFISGSRRIVDGLREAAMAVLTRFDGLSTEDARDRIESGTWTADERVAAFLSPELDPPETSLRNRVVAALDRETTFRQNVQRTAASIAAIGYGGLGDQVLPDSIPQYDPEELEDVTPRTTQDSFTGRVERSIRETGYWTGVGGLALFAVGVGAVVQSPGTVLAGVVGVGYAGFAHLRDAPDPDLTLERTLSDDHPDPGEEVTVTVTITNDSDGFVPDLRFVDGIPAGLALESGSARLGTSLRPHDSVTLEYTVTARRGRHGFDPALALTRDLSRSSERESYLTTETETAIVAEPTLQPLTTAVPLRPAAAAFSGQLTTADSGEGMQFHSVREYRRNDPLNRIDWNRHARSGELATLEFHEERAARVLVLIDARKTSYLAHQPDAAHAIDRSVEAAGRIAASLLDAGDTVGLAALGPVNREANRRLNLRETCWIAPSSGQHHRIRLSEALASHEQFSTEPPHEETQWRPQLRMIRRRLAAETQIVFLSPLCDAAAARIVRRLDARGHALTVISPNPTAERTTSQQLARVARRIRRFDLQRAGVPVIDWEPSETIDEAVARANAGGRR; this is translated from the coding sequence ATGACCCGCCGTCTGCCACTCGTCGTCGGCGTATTCGCCTTTCTCGCCGGCGTGTTCGTTCTCGTCGGTGCGACCAGCTTCAACGCCGGACAGAGCCTGATCGGCCTGATAGGCGTGCTGGCGATCCTGGTCGCAGTGAGCGGATTCAGCCGCCGCCGCACTGAACGCGACCTGACGACGACGACGGATCCCGAACACCGGACGACCGTTCCCGTGCCCGGACGGACGCTCTCGAGCGCCATCGCTCAGTTTCGAACCGACTCCTACGGATTCATCTCCGGCTCGAGACGCATCGTCGACGGGCTCCGTGAGGCTGCGATGGCGGTTCTCACGCGGTTCGATGGGCTCTCGACGGAGGACGCGCGCGACCGCATCGAATCGGGCACCTGGACGGCCGACGAACGCGTCGCTGCGTTTCTCTCGCCGGAGCTCGACCCCCCGGAGACGTCCCTCCGGAATCGGGTCGTGGCTGCACTCGACCGCGAGACGACCTTCCGGCAGAACGTCCAGCGAACGGCGGCCTCGATCGCGGCGATCGGGTACGGCGGCCTCGGCGATCAGGTACTGCCCGACTCGATCCCGCAGTACGACCCGGAAGAACTGGAGGACGTCACCCCACGGACGACCCAGGACTCGTTCACCGGTCGGGTCGAACGGTCGATTCGCGAGACCGGGTACTGGACGGGCGTCGGCGGTCTCGCGCTCTTCGCCGTCGGCGTCGGCGCCGTCGTCCAGTCACCGGGTACCGTCCTCGCCGGCGTCGTCGGGGTCGGCTACGCTGGCTTCGCCCACCTTCGGGACGCCCCAGACCCCGACCTCACCCTCGAGCGCACGCTCAGTGACGACCACCCTGATCCGGGCGAGGAGGTGACGGTAACGGTGACGATCACCAACGACTCGGACGGGTTCGTCCCGGATCTCCGGTTCGTCGACGGGATTCCCGCGGGACTCGCACTCGAGTCGGGTTCGGCACGGCTCGGGACGTCGCTTCGCCCCCACGACTCGGTGACTCTCGAGTACACCGTCACGGCCCGCCGCGGCAGACACGGGTTCGACCCGGCACTCGCGCTCACGCGCGACCTCTCGCGCTCGAGCGAACGCGAATCGTATCTCACGACCGAGACGGAGACGGCCATCGTCGCCGAACCGACGCTCCAGCCGCTCACGACCGCGGTCCCGCTCAGACCCGCCGCCGCGGCGTTTTCCGGTCAGCTGACGACCGCCGACTCGGGGGAGGGGATGCAGTTTCACTCGGTTCGCGAGTATCGGCGCAACGACCCGCTCAACCGGATCGACTGGAATCGTCACGCCCGGTCGGGCGAACTCGCAACCCTCGAATTCCACGAGGAACGGGCCGCTCGAGTCCTCGTGTTGATCGACGCGCGGAAGACCTCCTACCTCGCACACCAGCCCGACGCCGCTCACGCGATCGATCGGTCCGTCGAAGCGGCCGGTCGGATCGCCGCGTCACTGCTCGATGCCGGCGATACAGTCGGGCTAGCCGCGCTCGGCCCCGTCAACCGGGAAGCCAATCGGCGGCTCAACTTGCGCGAGACGTGCTGGATCGCTCCCTCGTCGGGACAGCACCACCGAATTCGGCTCAGCGAGGCGCTCGCGTCTCACGAGCAGTTCTCGACGGAACCGCCTCACGAGGAAACCCAGTGGCGACCACAGCTGCGGATGATCCGTCGCCGTCTCGCCGCCGAGACCCAGATCGTCTTCCTCAGTCCCCTGTGCGACGCCGCCGCGGCCCGGATCGTCCGTCGCCTGGACGCCAGGGGCCACGCGCTCACCGTCATCAGTCCGAATCCAACGGCCGAACGGACGACCAGTCAGCAACTGGCCCGCGTCGCCCGCCGCATCAGGCGGTTCGACCTCCAGCGAGCCGGCGTCCCCGTGATCGACTGGGAGCCATCGGAGACGATCGACGAGGCGGTCGCTCGAGCGAACGCGGGTGGTCGCCGATGA
- a CDS encoding DUF7519 family protein, producing the protein MNELTRRPTLIASLGAALAAVIVVGATAVGSPAGAVLAVVGTASLVAGLVWGITDATDAGAGLLFVAVVLSGLQGMPPEVTVVGAIAALVALDLGRSAVELGEQLGRETDTRRLEGVHVVSSLSVGLVAATLGYGVYVFGGGGQPAGGVVLLLLAVVFLVAALK; encoded by the coding sequence ATGAACGAACTGACCAGGCGACCGACGCTGATCGCGAGCCTCGGGGCGGCTCTCGCCGCGGTGATCGTCGTCGGAGCGACCGCCGTCGGGTCGCCAGCCGGTGCGGTCCTCGCTGTCGTCGGAACCGCCTCGCTCGTCGCGGGCCTGGTATGGGGGATCACCGACGCGACCGACGCCGGCGCCGGATTGCTGTTCGTCGCCGTCGTCCTCAGCGGGTTGCAGGGGATGCCCCCCGAAGTGACGGTCGTCGGTGCCATCGCCGCCCTCGTCGCCCTGGACCTCGGCCGGAGCGCCGTCGAACTCGGCGAGCAACTCGGCCGAGAAACCGATACCCGCCGCCTCGAGGGCGTCCACGTCGTCTCGAGTCTCTCGGTCGGGCTGGTCGCGGCGACCCTCGGGTACGGCGTGTACGTCTTCGGCGGCGGCGGACAGCCCGCTGGCGGCGTCGTATTGCTGTTGCTCGCTGTCGTCTTCCTCGTAGCTGCGCTCAAGTAG
- the moaA gene encoding GTP 3',8-cyclase MoaA — translation MLTDDFGREVSGVRISLTDRCNFDCIYCHNEGLGDTRGPMDPRENEMGTDDVVRFLEVAAEFDVEAVKFTGGEPMLRDDLEEIIERTPDSMAVSLTTNGTFLPDRAEALVDAGLERVNVSQDALDPEAFAAVTKSGAYDRVIEGVEAALEAGLDPVKLNMVVFEHTAGYVPQMVEHVAENDGLQLQLIEYMPELTGKPEWNVEIERVHDWLADQAEAIEHREMHDRKRYWIGQEDGDGRGMVEIVDPVENPTFCANCHRVRVTHEGYLKGCLNRNDDLRPMGEMTRPEIREAFREVVANRVPYYGEYMVRNASGEWELNDEYIDVGA, via the coding sequence ATGCTCACCGACGACTTCGGGCGCGAGGTTTCCGGGGTACGTATCTCGCTCACCGATCGGTGTAACTTCGACTGCATCTACTGTCACAACGAAGGACTGGGGGACACGCGGGGACCGATGGACCCGCGAGAAAACGAGATGGGGACCGACGACGTCGTCCGTTTTCTCGAGGTCGCCGCCGAGTTCGACGTCGAGGCCGTCAAGTTCACCGGCGGCGAGCCGATGTTACGGGACGACCTCGAGGAGATTATCGAGCGGACGCCCGACTCGATGGCCGTCTCGCTGACGACTAACGGTACCTTCCTGCCCGACCGCGCCGAAGCACTCGTCGACGCCGGACTCGAGCGAGTGAACGTCTCCCAGGACGCCCTCGATCCGGAGGCGTTCGCCGCGGTGACGAAGAGCGGGGCCTACGACCGGGTGATCGAGGGCGTCGAGGCGGCACTCGAGGCCGGCCTGGATCCGGTCAAACTCAACATGGTCGTGTTCGAACACACCGCGGGGTACGTCCCGCAGATGGTCGAGCACGTGGCCGAAAACGACGGCCTGCAACTCCAGTTGATCGAGTACATGCCGGAGTTGACCGGCAAGCCCGAGTGGAACGTCGAGATCGAGCGCGTCCACGACTGGCTGGCCGACCAGGCCGAGGCAATCGAACACCGCGAGATGCACGACCGGAAGCGCTACTGGATCGGCCAGGAGGACGGAGACGGTCGCGGGATGGTCGAGATCGTCGATCCCGTCGAGAACCCGACGTTCTGTGCGAACTGCCACCGCGTTCGCGTCACCCACGAGGGGTACCTCAAGGGGTGTCTCAACCGCAACGACGACCTGCGTCCGATGGGCGAGATGACCAGACCCGAGATTCGCGAGGCGTTCCGCGAGGTCGTCGCCAATCGCGTGCCCTACTACGGCGAGTACATGGTCCGGAACGCGAGTGGAGAGTGGGAGCTCAACGACGAATACATCGACGTCGGCGCCTGA
- a CDS encoding DUF7504 family protein — MGRSPPAALDQYDPGSSVLVVSPSMDASDIVTTVEGIRSPDPTDKADDERPTVVVSRVHTAEAILDAWRSRIGDFPSQFSIVSIGEVTRSITAGTSSVELPQAHILTVGTEDVTGIGIAIGDALSRWDEGKGETEDSNTDSSPNQHPILWFESLTPLLERKGLEMTFRFLHVTLEEIRRADAVAYVHVDSSVHDRETIMTLTHLFDDVVEFEP; from the coding sequence ATGGGACGTTCTCCTCCGGCAGCGCTCGATCAGTACGACCCGGGCTCGAGCGTACTTGTCGTCAGCCCCTCCATGGACGCGTCCGACATCGTTACCACCGTCGAGGGCATTCGTTCTCCCGATCCGACCGACAAGGCCGACGACGAGCGGCCGACGGTCGTCGTCTCTCGCGTCCACACGGCCGAGGCCATACTGGACGCCTGGCGGTCGCGCATCGGCGACTTTCCGAGTCAATTCAGCATCGTCTCCATCGGCGAGGTTACCCGTTCGATAACCGCCGGCACCAGTTCTGTGGAACTCCCCCAGGCGCACATCCTCACCGTCGGTACCGAGGACGTCACCGGCATCGGCATCGCGATCGGCGACGCACTCTCGCGGTGGGACGAGGGCAAGGGTGAAACCGAGGACTCGAACACAGACTCGAGCCCGAACCAGCACCCCATCCTCTGGTTCGAATCACTCACACCGCTGCTTGAGCGCAAAGGTCTCGAGATGACTTTCCGATTCCTGCACGTGACCCTTGAGGAAATCCGTCGGGCCGACGCCGTCGCGTACGTCCACGTCGACTCGTCGGTCCACGACAGGGAGACGATCATGACACTTACGCATCTCTTCGACGACGTCGTCGAATTCGAGCCGTGA
- a CDS encoding response regulator: protein MQTFRPTEPVDILLIEDNPGDIRLTEEAFKSALNEVRFQIATDGEEAVRILHECQQDDERPFPDLILLDLNLPRLDGFSILEMLKDDFDHPSPPVLVLSSSTAREDIIKSYERAANAYLTKPDSPDEFDSMVRAVEDFWIESVQHPPIES from the coding sequence GTGCAGACGTTCAGACCAACGGAGCCCGTCGATATTCTCCTCATCGAGGACAACCCAGGAGACATTCGGCTCACCGAGGAGGCGTTCAAATCGGCTCTGAACGAGGTGCGCTTTCAGATTGCGACGGACGGCGAGGAAGCCGTTCGAATCTTACACGAGTGCCAACAGGACGACGAACGGCCCTTTCCCGATCTGATCTTACTGGACCTGAACCTCCCTCGGCTCGATGGGTTTTCAATTCTCGAGATGCTGAAAGACGACTTCGATCACCCGTCCCCGCCGGTGTTGGTCCTCTCGAGTTCGACGGCCAGAGAAGACATCATCAAATCGTACGAACGGGCCGCCAACGCCTACCTGACCAAACCCGATTCGCCGGACGAGTTCGATTCGATGGTGCGAGCAGTCGAGGATTTCTGGATCGAGTCGGTACAACACCCGCCGATCGAGTCCTGA
- a CDS encoding VOC family protein, producing MTDHLPDSTRIGRTALTVANLEESIEFYRDVVGLVVRANSETAATLGTETEPLLELRRDADATPRNRSQAGLFHNAFEVASRAALGAALERIRDRWTLNGASDHYVSEALYLDDPDGNGVEIYCDRPQSAWPRRDDGTVRIGTIPLDLEGVAAESDGAATVPDGTTVGHVHLETTSLEAAREFYVNTLGFEVQTELDRALFVSAGGYHHHLGVNTWAGRSQPRPVDGRGLAWFELLVPSAAALETIHDRLVATDVSVTDRENGFETTDPDGVTVRVGIA from the coding sequence ATGACTGACCACCTCCCGGATTCGACGCGCATCGGTCGCACCGCGCTGACCGTCGCGAACCTCGAGGAATCGATCGAGTTCTATCGAGACGTCGTCGGGCTCGTCGTCCGAGCGAACAGCGAGACGGCGGCGACGCTCGGCACCGAGACGGAACCGTTGCTCGAGCTTCGCCGAGACGCCGATGCCACACCACGCAATCGGAGCCAGGCGGGGCTGTTCCACAACGCCTTCGAGGTCGCCTCGAGAGCCGCGCTCGGGGCTGCCCTCGAGCGGATTCGCGACCGGTGGACGCTGAACGGCGCCTCCGACCACTACGTCAGCGAGGCGCTGTACCTCGACGACCCCGACGGCAACGGCGTCGAGATCTACTGCGACCGACCGCAGTCGGCGTGGCCGCGTCGCGACGACGGAACGGTTCGGATCGGCACGATTCCACTGGATCTCGAGGGTGTCGCCGCCGAGTCGGACGGAGCGGCGACCGTTCCCGACGGGACGACGGTCGGTCACGTCCACCTCGAAACGACCTCGCTCGAGGCCGCTCGCGAGTTCTACGTCAATACGCTGGGATTCGAAGTACAGACCGAACTCGACAGAGCCCTGTTCGTCTCGGCGGGCGGCTACCACCACCACCTGGGCGTGAACACGTGGGCCGGTCGATCGCAGCCACGACCGGTGGACGGCCGCGGGCTGGCGTGGTTCGAACTCCTCGTTCCGAGCGCGGCGGCACTCGAGACGATCCACGACCGACTGGTCGCCACCGACGTCTCCGTGACGGACCGTGAGAACGGATTCGAGACTACCGATCCGGACGGAGTCACGGTTCGCGTCGGAATCGCGTGA
- a CDS encoding cobalamin-independent methionine synthase II family protein, which translates to MSSDLSIQTTHVGSLPRSDALREVLRRDDDSRSEAFETAVGEAVRDVVRKQAEAGIDVANDGEQSRLAYSVDVTNRLSGYSDRFAERDLPADLEEYPEFAEHALGDIDNIGGPIATGPIEYVGEEALERDLARFGEAVEETGVSFSDRFHTAPSPGAVLRFTDSTYHDSNEEYIFDLAESLRTEYEIIVDSGAQLQIDAPELLAGFTITYKDASTDEFRDQVETYVEAINVALGDVPSDRVRLHACWGNYPGPHHHDVALGDVIDKFYEADVSGLVVEGANPRHNHEYRTIAEHPLPDDWTLVPGVIDVKTNVVEHPEVVADRLERFAESVGDPSRIVAGCDCGFETVMTANLVYPALVWKKLESLVQGAELASNRLA; encoded by the coding sequence ATGTCCAGTGATCTCTCCATCCAGACGACGCACGTCGGAAGCCTTCCCCGGTCGGACGCCCTCCGCGAAGTGTTGCGACGCGACGACGATTCGCGTTCGGAGGCGTTCGAGACCGCCGTCGGCGAGGCGGTCCGCGACGTGGTTCGCAAACAGGCCGAAGCGGGAATCGACGTCGCGAACGACGGCGAACAGAGTCGGCTCGCGTACTCCGTCGACGTGACGAATCGCCTCTCCGGGTACTCGGACCGGTTCGCCGAGCGCGACCTGCCGGCCGACCTCGAGGAGTATCCCGAGTTCGCCGAACACGCGCTGGGTGACATCGACAACATCGGCGGACCGATCGCGACGGGTCCCATCGAGTACGTCGGGGAGGAGGCCCTCGAACGAGACCTGGCTCGCTTCGGCGAGGCGGTCGAGGAGACGGGCGTTTCCTTCAGCGATCGATTCCACACCGCGCCGTCGCCGGGGGCCGTGCTCCGGTTCACCGACTCGACGTATCACGACTCAAACGAGGAGTACATCTTCGACCTCGCGGAGTCGCTCCGGACCGAGTACGAGATTATCGTCGACAGCGGCGCACAGTTACAGATCGACGCGCCGGAACTGCTCGCCGGGTTCACGATCACCTACAAGGACGCCTCGACCGACGAGTTCCGCGACCAGGTCGAAACCTACGTGGAGGCGATCAACGTCGCGCTCGGCGACGTCCCGTCCGACCGCGTTCGACTCCACGCCTGCTGGGGGAACTACCCGGGTCCTCACCACCACGACGTGGCGCTTGGCGACGTCATCGACAAATTCTACGAGGCCGACGTTTCGGGTCTGGTCGTCGAAGGCGCGAATCCCCGGCACAACCACGAGTACCGGACGATCGCAGAGCACCCGCTCCCCGACGACTGGACGCTCGTTCCCGGCGTGATCGACGTGAAGACGAACGTCGTCGAGCACCCCGAGGTCGTCGCGGACCGACTCGAGCGATTCGCCGAGAGCGTCGGCGATCCGTCGCGAATAGTCGCCGGCTGCGATTGCGGTTTCGAGACGGTGATGACCGCGAACCTCGTTTATCCGGCGCTCGTCTGGAAGAAACTCGAGTCGCTGGTCCAGGGTGCGGAACTCGCTTCGAATCGGCTCGCGTGA